A genomic stretch from Salarias fasciatus chromosome 18, fSalaFa1.1, whole genome shotgun sequence includes:
- the LOC115405021 gene encoding abl interactor 1-like isoform X1 produces the protein MAELQMLLEEEIPAGKRALVESYQNLSRVAEYCENNYVQAQDKKKALEETKAYTTQSLASVAYQINALANNVLQLLDIQASQLRRMESSINHISQTVDIHKEKVARREIGILTTNKNTSRTHKIIAPGNMERPVRYIRKPIDYTLLDDVGHGVKWLKAKQHGNNAAGRGGTLSRTNPPTQKPPSPPMAGRGTLGRNTPYKTLEPVKPPVVPNDYMTSPARLGNQHSPARTASLNQRPRTHSGSSGGSGGRENSGGSGVGVPLAVPTPSPPSMGQVPAAASVPQGPGLGPVPMSQFGTISRQISRHSSSTSSSASMVSATGTYRRAPSVSSQQPHLNGGPAFPQNAVSVAPPPPPPVVQLTPQIPLTGFVARMQESITDSPAPPPPPPPEDIGVFEEPAPPPPPPPVDYEEEEAAVVHYSDPYADGDPHWAPKAYLEKVVAIYDYTKDKEDELSFMEGAIIYIIKKNDDGWFEGVCNGVTGLFPGNYVESIMHYAD, from the exons ATGGCAGAGCTACAGATGCTACTAGAGGAGGAGATCCCCGCCGGGAAGCGCGCGCTGGTGGAGAGCTACCAGAACCTGTCCCGGGTGGCGGAGTACTGCGAGAACAATTATGTCCAG gctcAAGACAAGAAGAAGGCCCTGGAGGAGACCAAGGCCTACACCACCCAGTCCCTGGCCAGCGTGGCCTACCAGATCAACGCCTTAGCCAACAacgtgctgcagctgctggacatcCAGGCCTCGCAGCTGCGCCGCATGGAGTCCTCCATCAACCACATCTCCCAG ACGGTGGACATTCACAAGGAGAAGGTGGCGCGTCGGGAAATCGGCATCCTCACCACCAATAAGAACACGTCCCGCACCCACAAGATCATCGCCCCCGGCAACATGGAGCGGCCGGTGCGCTACATCCGGAAGCCCATCGACTACACGCTGCTGGACGACGTGGGCCACGGCGTCAAG TGGCTTAAGGCCAAG CAACATGGAAACAATGCGGCGGGACGAGGAGGAACCCTTTCCAGgaccaacccccccacccagaAGCCGCCGAGCCCCCCCATGGCCGGACGCGGCACTCTGGG GCGGAACACCCCCTACAAGACCCTGGAGCCCGTCAAGCCGCCGGTGGTGCCGAACGACTACATGACCAGCCCGGCTCGCCTCGGCAACCAGCACAGCCCCGCCCGCACTGCCTCGCTCAACCAGaggcccaggacacacag cggcagcagcgggggcagcggcggcagggagaacagcggcggcagcggagtGGGCGTGCCCCTGGCCGTTCCCACCCCCTCTCCTCCCAGCATGGGGCAAG tgccGGCGGCGGCCTCCGTCCCTCAGGGCCCCGGCCTGGGCCCCGTCCCCATGTCCCAGTTCGGCACCATCTCCCGCCAGATCTCCCgccacagctcctccaccagctcctcggCCTCCATGGTGTCGGCCACCGGCACCTACCGCCGGGCGCCGTCCgtctcctcccagcagccccacCTGAACGGGGGCCCGGCGTTCCCGCAGAACGCAG TgtctgtggctccgccccctcctcctcccgtggTCCAGCTGACGCCGCAGATCCCTCTGACCGGCTTTGTGGCCAGAATGCAGGAGAGCA TAACAGAcagccccgccccgcctcctccgcccccgCCGGAGGACATCGGCGTGTTCGAGGAGCCCgccccgcctccgcctcctccgcccgtGGACTACGAAGAAGAGGAGGCGGCCGTGGTTCACTACAGCGACCCCTACGCCGACGGAGACCCCCACTGGGCCCCCAAGGCCTACCTGGAGAAAG TGGTGGCCATCTACGACTACACCAAGGACAAGGAGGACGAGCTGTCCTTCATGGAGGGCGCCATCATCTACATCATCAAGAAGAACGACGACGGCTGGTTCGAAGGCGTCTGCAACGGCGTCACCGGACTCTTCCCCGGAAACTACGTGGAGTCCATCATGCACTACGCCGACTAG
- the LOC115405021 gene encoding abl interactor 1-like isoform X2, producing the protein MAELQMLLEEEIPAGKRALVESYQNLSRVAEYCENNYVQAQDKKKALEETKAYTTQSLASVAYQINALANNVLQLLDIQASQLRRMESSINHISQTVDIHKEKVARREIGILTTNKNTSRTHKIIAPGNMERPVRYIRKPIDYTLLDDVGHGVKQHGNNAAGRGGTLSRTNPPTQKPPSPPMAGRGTLGRNTPYKTLEPVKPPVVPNDYMTSPARLGNQHSPARTASLNQRPRTHSGSSGGSGGRENSGGSGVGVPLAVPTPSPPSMGQVPAAASVPQGPGLGPVPMSQFGTISRQISRHSSSTSSSASMVSATGTYRRAPSVSSQQPHLNGGPAFPQNAVSVAPPPPPPVVQLTPQIPLTGFVARMQESITDSPAPPPPPPPEDIGVFEEPAPPPPPPPVDYEEEEAAVVHYSDPYADGDPHWAPKAYLEKVVAIYDYTKDKEDELSFMEGAIIYIIKKNDDGWFEGVCNGVTGLFPGNYVESIMHYAD; encoded by the exons ATGGCAGAGCTACAGATGCTACTAGAGGAGGAGATCCCCGCCGGGAAGCGCGCGCTGGTGGAGAGCTACCAGAACCTGTCCCGGGTGGCGGAGTACTGCGAGAACAATTATGTCCAG gctcAAGACAAGAAGAAGGCCCTGGAGGAGACCAAGGCCTACACCACCCAGTCCCTGGCCAGCGTGGCCTACCAGATCAACGCCTTAGCCAACAacgtgctgcagctgctggacatcCAGGCCTCGCAGCTGCGCCGCATGGAGTCCTCCATCAACCACATCTCCCAG ACGGTGGACATTCACAAGGAGAAGGTGGCGCGTCGGGAAATCGGCATCCTCACCACCAATAAGAACACGTCCCGCACCCACAAGATCATCGCCCCCGGCAACATGGAGCGGCCGGTGCGCTACATCCGGAAGCCCATCGACTACACGCTGCTGGACGACGTGGGCCACGGCGTCAAG CAACATGGAAACAATGCGGCGGGACGAGGAGGAACCCTTTCCAGgaccaacccccccacccagaAGCCGCCGAGCCCCCCCATGGCCGGACGCGGCACTCTGGG GCGGAACACCCCCTACAAGACCCTGGAGCCCGTCAAGCCGCCGGTGGTGCCGAACGACTACATGACCAGCCCGGCTCGCCTCGGCAACCAGCACAGCCCCGCCCGCACTGCCTCGCTCAACCAGaggcccaggacacacag cggcagcagcgggggcagcggcggcagggagaacagcggcggcagcggagtGGGCGTGCCCCTGGCCGTTCCCACCCCCTCTCCTCCCAGCATGGGGCAAG tgccGGCGGCGGCCTCCGTCCCTCAGGGCCCCGGCCTGGGCCCCGTCCCCATGTCCCAGTTCGGCACCATCTCCCGCCAGATCTCCCgccacagctcctccaccagctcctcggCCTCCATGGTGTCGGCCACCGGCACCTACCGCCGGGCGCCGTCCgtctcctcccagcagccccacCTGAACGGGGGCCCGGCGTTCCCGCAGAACGCAG TgtctgtggctccgccccctcctcctcccgtggTCCAGCTGACGCCGCAGATCCCTCTGACCGGCTTTGTGGCCAGAATGCAGGAGAGCA TAACAGAcagccccgccccgcctcctccgcccccgCCGGAGGACATCGGCGTGTTCGAGGAGCCCgccccgcctccgcctcctccgcccgtGGACTACGAAGAAGAGGAGGCGGCCGTGGTTCACTACAGCGACCCCTACGCCGACGGAGACCCCCACTGGGCCCCCAAGGCCTACCTGGAGAAAG TGGTGGCCATCTACGACTACACCAAGGACAAGGAGGACGAGCTGTCCTTCATGGAGGGCGCCATCATCTACATCATCAAGAAGAACGACGACGGCTGGTTCGAAGGCGTCTGCAACGGCGTCACCGGACTCTTCCCCGGAAACTACGTGGAGTCCATCATGCACTACGCCGACTAG